In Carassius gibelio isolate Cgi1373 ecotype wild population from Czech Republic chromosome B13, carGib1.2-hapl.c, whole genome shotgun sequence, one genomic interval encodes:
- the LOC127969788 gene encoding tandem C2 domains nuclear protein-like, which translates to MLQKHLQHSELRDFISSRTAAQIFNMTEYIKNCCRTFMSKKHEPEIQMIKVRPPGKLTAESNVKKNVGVSEDYLLSKLPPDGRDVPFIIPTFKPSYIQPRGAQYSGYNIGPQSATRTTFAERKAELAGGGQVMYDPDLTLNSSHMLSYVSPGSLRRPTLKNKPNNSPGTGLEHSGKQRLSLSMYDLSNPQSHVQRYDSVSSVQSSTSSIQDSFGSSRSLESITLSGDERDFEPGKVCVHLKYEEAVEQVWITLVKCMDLSVFSDAVEVQKIGVKGVITMTKPVRFKSTVKEASADTVFMETFVFTLNLEQIRRSALVLHLQAHTPRKRTLGECVLSLRTLGPEETKHWLEFKPHSKTHVCHAELQLALCFQPVNSRMQLQILSVQNLPSSSSPLTQSFFVKVELLSEARVLLKRKTKVRKSSGGQIQWGEVLHLPITSHEQNLQLAVKLYSRGSVRRKHLLGQVLLGFDNSSPEAVEQWRDSMANPEKVVTSWHRLSRL; encoded by the exons ATGCTTCAGAAGCACCTGCAGCACTCAGAACTCAGAGATTTCATCTCCTCGCGGACAGCAGCACAA ATCTTCAATATGACAGAATATATCAAAAACTGCTGCAGGACATTTATGTCCAAGAAACATGAACCAGAGATTCAGA tgATTAAGGTTCGACCTCCTGGTAAATTAACTGCTGAGTCTAATGTGAAGAAGAATGTTGGAGTATCAGAGGATTATCTGTTGTCTAAACTGCCTCCGGACGGCCGGGACGTTCCATTCATCATCCCAACCTTCAAACCCTCCTACATCCAGCCGAGAGGAGCACAGTACTCTGGCTACAACATTGGGCCACAGA GTGCCACAAGGACTACTTTTGCAGAAAGGAAGGCAGAGCTCGCAGGAGGCGGTCAAGTGATGTATGACCCTGATTTGACATTAAACAGCAGTCATATGCTCAGCTACGTGTCCCCAGGTTCACTGAGACGCCCCACTCTGAAAAACAAACCCAACAACAGTCCTGGCACAG gtttggaacacaGTGGCAAACAGAGACTCAGTCTCTCCATGTATGATTTGTCAAACCCTCAGAGCCACGTACAG CGTTATGATTCTGTATCCAGTGTCCAGAGCAGCACATCGTCCATTCAGGATTCCTTTGGGAGCAGCCGTAGTCTAG agtCCATCACGCTGTCTGGTGATGAGCGGGATTTTGAGCCGGGAAAAGTGTGTGTGCACCTGAAGTATGAAGAGGCGGTGGAGCAGGTGTGGATCACCTTAGTGAAG TGTATGGATTTGAGTGTGTTTAGTGATGCGGTGGAGGTGCAGAAGATTGGGGTTAAAGGAGTCATCACCATGACCAAGCCAGTGCGATTTAAGAGCACTGTCAAGGAGGCATCGGCA GACACTGTCTTCATGGAGACATTCGTGTTCACTCTTAACTTAGAGCAGATACGCAGATCTGCACTGGTGCTGCACTTGCAGGCTCACACACCACGTAAGCGTACACTGGGAGAGTGTGTATTATCTCTGCGAACACTTGGACCGGAGGAAACAAAGCACTGGCTGGAGTTCAAGCCTCACTCTAAAACACAC GTGTGTCATGCTGAGCTTCAGCTGGCCTTGTGCTTCCAGCCAGTGAACAGTCGAATGCAACTCCAGATCCTTAGTGTGCAAAACCTTCCATCTTCTTCCTCACCACTCACACAGA GTTTCTTTGTGAAGGTTGAGTTGTTGAGTGAGGCTAGGGTCTTACTGAAGAGGAAGACGAAGGTGAGGAAGTCATCAGGGGGGCAGATCCAATGGGGTGAAGTGCTTCACTTGCCCATCACCAGCCACGAGCAGAATCTGCAGCTTGCAGTCAAACTCTACAGCCGTGGCTCTGTTCGGAGAAAACACCTGCTTGGACAG GTGCTCTTGGGTTTTGACAACAGTTCTCCTGAGGCAGTGGAACAATGGAGAGATTCCATGGCTAATCCTGAAAAAGTGGTGACGTCTTGGCACAGACTTAGTCGACTCTAA
- the LOC127969989 gene encoding fibulin-5 — MLFELRGLSWSTNKRTLSFLICIICCIHCGRSQTCTDGFTYDRRARQCIDIDECRTLSDPCRGDMQCINQNGGYLCIPRGLYSQPYARNSPRSNPEPSYPEESYPDRSLGYSEPFIPNVPPAGAGTGPGSGPSYPIVSRTTPCILGYTLGADGTCVDVDECEAESHQCNPTQVCINTAGGYTCSCTEGYWLVGGQCQDIDECRYGYCQQLCANVPGSYSCSCSPGFLLNADSRTCQDVDECETNPCSHGCLNTYGSFMCTCDEGFELASDGTTCNDLDECSFSDFLCQHTCVNTPGSFSCICPPGYYVYEDGRSCEDHNECESGNNTCTAAQVCFNFQGGYTCLDPLRCDPPYIELSENQCMCSAENPACRERPFTILYRHMDLSSGRSVPADIFQMQATTRYPGAFYIFQIKSGNEGREFYMRQTSNISATLVLARPIKGPKTIILDLEMVTVNNVINFRGSSIIRLTIFVSEHPF, encoded by the exons ATGTTATTTGAACTACGTGGCTTGAGTTGGTCAACCAACAAAAG aacATTGTCCTTTTTAATATGTATCATATGCTGCATTCACTGTGGGAGAAGTCAG ACTTGCACAGATGGATTTACTTATGACCGCCGTGCCAGACAGTGTATCG ACATTGATGAGTGCCGGACACTGTCAGACCCATGTCGGGGTGACATGCAGTGTATAAATCAGAACGGCGGATACCTGTGCATCCCCCGCGGACTCTACTCTCAACCCTATGCCCGAAACAGTCCACGTTCCAATCCTGAGCCTTCCTATCCCGAGGAGTCCTATCCTGACAGATCATTGGGATATTCAGAACCATTCATTCCTAACgttcctcctgctggagcaggtACTGGTCCAGGCTCTGGTCCAAGCTACCCAATAGTGAGCCGGACCACTCCCTGCATCCTTGGATATACACTTGGTGCCGATGGCACTTGTGTTG ATGTTGATGAATGTGAGGCAGAGTCACACCAGTGTAACCCGACTCAGGTGTGTATCAATACAGCCGGTGGATATACCTGCTCATGCACTGAGGGCTACTGGCTGGTGGGTGGACAGTGCCAAG ACATTGATGAGTGTCGCTATGGTTACTGCCAGCAGCTGTGCGCTAATGTCCCTGGCTCATATTCCTGCTCCTGTAGCCCTGGATTCCTTCTTAATGCTGATAGCAGGACATGCCAag ATGTGGACGAGTGTGAGACAAACCCATGCTCTCACGGCTGCTTGAACACATACGGCTCATTCATGTGCACCTGTGATGAGGGCTTCGAGCTCGCCTCTGATGGGACCACCTGCAATG ATCTGGATGAGTGCAGTTTCTCAGACTTCCTTTGTCAGCACACGTGTGTGAACACACCAGGATCATTCTCCTGCATTTGTCCACCTGGATATTACGTGTATGAGGATGGAAGGAGCTGTGAAG ACCACAATGAATGCGAGTCTGGTAACAACACCTGTAcagcagcacaagtgtgtttcaATTTCCAGGGAGGTTACACATGTCTGGACCCTCTTAGATGTGATCCACCTTACATAGAACTCAGTGAGAA tcaATGCATGTGCTCTGCAGAGAATCCCGCTTGTCGGGAACGACCCTTCACTATTCTGTACAGGCATATGGATTTGTCTTCTGGCCGCAGTGTTCctgctgatatatttcaaatgcagGCCACCACACGTTACCCTGGAGCATTTTACATCTTTCAGATCAAGTCTGGCAACGAGGGGCGAGAGTTTTACATGCGG CAAACCAGTAATATCAGTGCAACTTTGGTTCTGGCCCGGCCTATTAAAGGACCGAAGACCATCATTCTAGATCTAGAGATGGTTACGGTTAACAACGTCATCAACTTCCGAGGCAGTTCAATCATCCGCCTCACAATATTTGTCTCTGAACATCCATTCTGA
- the LOC127970604 gene encoding pleckstrin-2-like, whose protein sequence is MDTECENNGVFKEGFLVKRGHVVQNWKVRWFALKSDRLLYYKYEGGKRDSCHRGTILLSDCKITCPYLEYENRPLVMKLQTSTSEEHFLEACTREERDEWATAIGAVVQNLNPHDAQTTSPSQVKGSTSLQLHNVNLSQVVDSMYDVHSGVRLCSHVEQGSSYTNCFSGSTVVDWLVFNKLALTRVEAVTLASALLDEASLRPIGIRSADALRNAALGEQFLDDSTALYCFSQSFQKRGSVKAEKSRSAVELSGKVVKRGYLLKQGHKVKNWKVRLFVLRAEPGFLHYYDPSKDDITPVGSISLRGCLVSALDDNGIPSGVKGKVRGNLFKIITQTDTHYYIQAPAHEERINWIQAIRQLS, encoded by the exons ATGGACACTGAGTGCGAAAATAACGGCGTCTTTAAAGAGGGCTTTCTGGTGAAAAGG GGTCATGTGGTTCAAAACTGGAAAGTTCGTTGGTTTGCACTTAAATCGGACAGACTTCTGTATTATAAATATGAGGGCGGCAAACGGGATTCCTGCCATCGAGGGACGATTCTGTTGAGTGATTGCAAAATCACATGTCCTTACCTGGAATACGAGAACAGACCG TTGGTGATGAAGCTGCAGACCAGCACTTCAGAGGAGCACTTTCTGGAGGCTTGCACAAGAGAGGAACGTGACGAATGGGCCACAGCGATTGGTGCAGTGGTACAGAACCTCAACCCACATGATGCACAGACCACCTCCCCTTCACAAGTGAAAGGATCCACATCACTCCAGCTTCACAATGTCAACCTCAG TCAGGTGGTGGACTCCATGTATGATGTGCACAGTGGTGTCCGGCTGTGCAGTCATGTTGAGCAGGGCAGCTCTTACACCAACTGTTTCTCAG GCTCAACAGTGGTGGACTGGCTTGTGTTTAATAAGCTGGCTCTGACCCGTGTGGAGGCAGTAACATTAGCCTCTGCACTGCTGGATGAGGCCTCCCTGCGGCCCATTGGGATCAGGAGCGCAGACGCTCTCCGTAATGCAGCTCTAGGAGAACAGTTCCTCGATGACTCCACTGCACTCTACTGCTTT TCCCAAAGCTTCCAGAAGCGAGGCAGTGTAAAAGCAGAGAAGTCTCGGTCTGCTGTGGAACTCAGTGGAAAAGTGGTGAAGAGAGGTTACCTGCTCAAACAG GGGCACAAGGTGAAGAACTGGAAGGTGAGATTGTTTGTTCTGAGAGCGGAGCCTGGTTTCCTGCACTATTATGACCCCAGCAAG GATGACATCACTCCGGTTGGCAGTATATCTCTGCGTGGCTGTCTGGTGTCTGCTCTGGATGATAACGGCATACCGTCAG GTGTTAAAGGTAAAGTCCGGGGGAACCTCTTTAAAATCATCACTCAGACGGACACACACTATTACATTCAGGCGCCAGCACACGAAGAGAGGATAAACTGGATCCAAGCTATTAGACAACTGAGTTAA